The proteins below are encoded in one region of Bifidobacterium dentium JCM 1195 = DSM 20436:
- the sufB gene encoding Fe-S cluster assembly protein SufB: protein MSQYVADRSRVNEDKIKQDDEIIQQFGDYTYGWHDTDFAGEAAKKGIDENVVRAISADKNEPEWMLEKRLEGYRDFINRPMPQWGVDLKDCDADDFKYYVKPIDKQATTWDELPEEIRSTYDKLGIPEAEKSRLVSGVAAQYESEVIYNSIQKELSDQGVIFVDTDTAVQRYPEIVRKYFGKCIPSNDNKFSALNTAAWSGGSFVYVPKGVHVDIPLQAYFRINTPNMGQFERTLIIADEGSYVHYVEGCTAPIYSTDSLHSGVVEIFVEPHARVRYTTVQNWSNNVYNLVTQRAYVREGGTMEWVDGNIGSKATMKYPACILAEPYAKASTMSLGFAGKGQYQDTGAKMIHLAPHTSSTIVAKSISRGGGRSAYRGLVKIVKGAEGSSNSTVCDALLVDEFSRSDTYPHVDVREDDVSMAHEATVSKVSEDQLFYLMSRGLSEDEAMGMIVRGFVEPISRELPMEYALELNRLVELQMEGSVG from the coding sequence ATGAGTCAGTATGTGGCTGATCGTTCGCGTGTGAACGAAGACAAGATCAAACAGGATGATGAAATCATCCAGCAGTTCGGTGACTACACCTATGGCTGGCATGATACGGACTTCGCGGGCGAAGCGGCGAAGAAAGGCATTGACGAGAACGTGGTACGTGCCATTTCCGCCGATAAAAACGAGCCGGAATGGATGTTGGAGAAGCGACTTGAGGGGTATCGTGACTTCATCAATCGTCCGATGCCGCAATGGGGCGTCGATCTGAAGGATTGCGACGCGGACGATTTCAAGTACTACGTCAAGCCGATCGACAAACAGGCCACGACCTGGGACGAGCTGCCTGAGGAAATCCGCAGCACCTATGACAAGCTGGGCATCCCGGAAGCCGAAAAGAGCCGCCTTGTTTCCGGCGTCGCCGCACAGTACGAATCCGAAGTCATCTACAACTCAATCCAGAAGGAGCTTTCGGATCAGGGCGTGATCTTCGTCGACACCGACACTGCCGTGCAGCGGTATCCGGAAATCGTCAGGAAATACTTCGGTAAATGCATTCCGAGCAACGACAACAAGTTCTCGGCGCTGAACACCGCCGCATGGTCGGGCGGATCGTTCGTATACGTGCCCAAGGGTGTGCATGTCGACATCCCGCTGCAGGCTTATTTCCGCATTAACACGCCGAATATGGGCCAGTTCGAGCGTACGCTCATCATCGCCGACGAAGGCTCCTATGTGCATTACGTGGAAGGCTGCACCGCTCCGATCTACTCCACCGACTCGTTGCATTCCGGTGTGGTGGAGATTTTCGTGGAGCCGCATGCCCGCGTGCGCTACACCACCGTGCAGAATTGGTCGAACAACGTGTACAATCTGGTGACCCAGCGTGCCTACGTACGTGAGGGAGGCACTATGGAGTGGGTCGACGGCAACATCGGCTCCAAGGCCACCATGAAATATCCGGCCTGCATCCTCGCCGAACCGTACGCCAAGGCCAGCACCATGTCCCTGGGATTCGCCGGCAAGGGGCAATATCAGGATACCGGCGCGAAGATGATCCATCTCGCCCCGCATACCAGCTCCACCATCGTAGCCAAGTCGATTTCCCGCGGCGGCGGCCGTTCCGCCTACCGTGGGCTGGTCAAGATCGTCAAGGGCGCGGAGGGCTCCTCGAACTCGACCGTGTGCGATGCATTGCTGGTCGACGAATTCAGCCGTTCCGACACCTACCCACATGTGGACGTACGTGAGGATGACGTGTCCATGGCGCATGAGGCAACCGTCTCCAAGGTCTCCGAAGACCAGTTGTTCTATCTGATGAGCCGTGGCCTTTCCGAAGACGAGGCCATGGGCATGATCGTGCGTGGCTTCGTGGAGCCGATCAGCCGCGAGCTGCCGATGGAATACGCACTCGAGCTGAATCGACTGGTGGAACTGCAGATGGAAGGATCGGTGGGCTGA
- the sufU gene encoding Fe-S cluster assembly sulfur transfer protein SufU, with protein sequence MNEFAMSGDDLEQMYQEVILEAARDPHGKEHFAPDLASENASQAGDTIVQASHEYCTPGESHQFNPTCGDEATVHVEVSDNEPHTIERLVWDGHGCSISQASLSVMVDLVEGKSVDEAMHLADTFHRLMESRGKGLDDEHAEEELEDGIVFQGVSKYPMRIKCALLGWEGMKDSVAKALAAKS encoded by the coding sequence ATGAATGAATTTGCAATGTCCGGCGACGATCTCGAGCAGATGTATCAGGAAGTCATTCTTGAGGCGGCCCGTGATCCGCACGGCAAGGAGCATTTTGCGCCTGATCTGGCGTCGGAAAACGCCTCGCAGGCAGGGGATACCATTGTACAGGCGAGTCACGAGTACTGCACGCCCGGCGAATCCCACCAGTTCAATCCGACCTGCGGCGACGAAGCGACCGTGCATGTCGAGGTTTCCGACAACGAACCTCACACTATCGAGCGTCTGGTATGGGACGGCCACGGCTGCTCCATTTCGCAGGCCAGCCTGTCGGTAATGGTCGACCTCGTCGAAGGCAAAAGCGTCGACGAAGCCATGCATCTGGCCGATACCTTTCATCGGTTGATGGAATCACGAGGCAAAGGTCTTGACGATGAGCATGCCGAGGAGGAATTGGAAGACGGCATCGTATTCCAAGGTGTTTCCAAGTATCCGATGCGCATCAAATGCGCATTGCTCGGCTGGGAAGGCATGAAGGATTCCGTGGCCAAGGCTTTGGCGGCCAAGAGCTGA
- a CDS encoding cysteine desulfurase, translating to MTDFASIREEFPILDQQIHGHPLVYLDSAATSQKPQCVIDAEAEFYRTINAGVHRGAHELAARSTMAFEEARAKMARLVGANAAEGEEEVVVTSGATAGLNLLATAFGNASLGRGGAAAKRFALKPGDEIVVSKAEHHSMLLPFQELAARTGASLKWFDLDDEGRIRSDSTDEVITERTKIVAVTHVGNTTGAITDIAPIIRRAHEVGAAFILDACQSVPHLKVDFHALDVDFAAWSAHKMYGPTGVGFLYGKRDMLEALPPANFGGSMVELAWMDQEARYMEPPARFEAGTQPVAQVVAAGVAADWLMSIGMENLEAHERTITDELLALGDIEGVRILGPRSNERRIGTIAFEVEGVHPHDVGQFIDAQGIAIRVGHHCAQPVHRHFGVYASNRASSGIYNAVEDAQALIETVKQVRPFFGVK from the coding sequence ATGACGGATTTTGCATCGATCCGTGAGGAATTCCCGATTCTGGACCAGCAGATTCACGGGCATCCGTTGGTGTATCTGGACTCCGCCGCGACCTCGCAGAAACCGCAGTGCGTGATTGACGCGGAGGCGGAATTCTATAGGACGATCAACGCCGGCGTGCACCGCGGTGCCCACGAACTTGCCGCGCGCAGCACCATGGCGTTCGAGGAGGCCCGCGCCAAGATGGCCCGGCTGGTCGGCGCCAATGCGGCGGAAGGCGAGGAGGAGGTCGTCGTCACCTCCGGCGCGACCGCAGGGCTGAATCTGCTGGCCACGGCCTTCGGCAATGCCTCGCTCGGTCGTGGAGGAGCGGCGGCCAAACGCTTCGCCCTCAAGCCGGGTGACGAGATCGTGGTGTCCAAAGCCGAGCATCATTCGATGTTGCTGCCATTCCAGGAACTGGCGGCCCGCACCGGAGCCAGCCTGAAGTGGTTCGATTTGGACGATGAGGGTCGTATCCGTTCCGATAGCACCGACGAGGTGATTACCGAACGCACGAAAATCGTCGCCGTCACGCATGTGGGGAACACCACCGGTGCCATCACCGATATCGCACCCATCATCAGGCGTGCGCATGAGGTAGGCGCGGCGTTCATACTTGACGCATGCCAGTCCGTACCGCATCTGAAAGTCGATTTCCATGCTCTGGATGTCGATTTCGCCGCGTGGAGCGCACACAAGATGTACGGTCCGACCGGTGTCGGCTTTCTCTATGGCAAGCGGGACATGCTCGAAGCCCTGCCGCCGGCGAATTTCGGCGGATCCATGGTGGAACTCGCATGGATGGACCAGGAAGCGCGGTACATGGAACCTCCGGCACGTTTTGAGGCCGGTACCCAGCCGGTCGCCCAAGTCGTGGCCGCGGGCGTGGCCGCTGATTGGTTGATGTCCATCGGCATGGAGAATCTCGAAGCGCATGAAAGGACCATCACCGACGAACTGCTCGCGCTTGGCGACATCGAAGGTGTCCGCATTCTTGGACCGCGCAGCAATGAGCGTCGCATCGGCACGATCGCGTTCGAGGTGGAGGGCGTGCATCCCCATGATGTCGGCCAGTTCATCGATGCGCAGGGCATCGCCATCCGCGTCGGCCACCACTGCGCGCAGCCGGTGCACCGGCATTTCGGCGTGTATGCTTCCAACCGTGCGTCCAGCGGCATCTACAATGCCGTTGAGGATGCGCAGGCGCTTATCGAAACGGTGAAACAGGTCCGTCCGTTCTTTGGAGTTAAGTAA
- a CDS encoding metal-sulfur cluster assembly factor, with amino-acid sequence MSENLVPEPQASVFDSVAKALDNDEDAARRVMLNPNLAKGFKDGKPVEVEHKETPQQDACGCGDHAGACGCEDGQDDGISLKAFDEIGRATAADVKEALHQVIDPELGIDVIDLGLVYGIEIDELGRAIITMTLTTPACPLTDLIEDECASTLAGLVEEFRIDWTWQPRWTMEKITPEGREQLAAIGFSFDNLPKY; translated from the coding sequence ATGAGCGAAAACCTGGTGCCCGAGCCGCAGGCCTCCGTGTTTGATTCCGTGGCCAAGGCTTTGGACAATGACGAAGACGCTGCGCGTCGCGTCATGCTTAACCCTAATCTGGCCAAAGGATTCAAGGATGGCAAGCCGGTGGAAGTCGAACATAAGGAGACTCCGCAGCAGGATGCCTGCGGATGCGGTGACCATGCCGGAGCTTGCGGCTGTGAAGACGGGCAGGATGACGGGATCTCGCTGAAGGCTTTCGACGAGATCGGCCGCGCGACCGCAGCCGATGTGAAGGAGGCCCTGCACCAGGTCATCGACCCGGAACTCGGTATCGATGTGATTGATCTGGGATTGGTCTATGGCATCGAAATCGATGAACTTGGTCGTGCCATCATCACCATGACGCTGACTACGCCGGCATGTCCATTGACCGATCTGATTGAAGACGAATGCGCCAGCACCTTGGCAGGTCTGGTCGAGGAATTCCGCATCGATTGGACCTGGCAGCCTCGCTGGACCATGGAGAAGATTACGCCGGAGGGCCGCGAGCAGCTGGCGGCCATCGGTTTCAGCTTCGATAATCTGCCGAAATACTGA
- the sufD gene encoding Fe-S cluster assembly protein SufD: MAQTQEINIPVADPNDSYANPAAMPSSADRAPRSFDVEAFAKPDRTQEDWRYTPVERVEEFFDTFQPSGDTEISVSMIDGAPLADGATFERVALGDAGTGIVSEPNDRVSAVEWNSGKQATVLKLEGEIEQPVLVKVHGNGFDMDAFHLVIIAADHAHADVVVEHDGDARIAEGVEISTGRDSHISTTFIQEWNKGSKQVGNQRIHMGEGASLRHSVVTLGGDVVRIRMDQDFGGEQGDLNMLGIYFVDPGEHIEHRTMIVHNHPECRSRVVYKGALDGKDAHSTWVGNALIAPTAPGTDSYELNRNLVLTPGAIADSEPNLEIENGNIIGAGHASSVGRFDDEELFYLQSRGIPEVEARKLVVRGFFGELVEEIGIPAISEHLMTVIDRRLTRGESDAMAQVLEEK, translated from the coding sequence ATGGCACAAACTCAGGAAATCAACATTCCCGTCGCGGATCCGAACGATTCGTATGCGAATCCGGCGGCCATGCCGTCCTCGGCCGACCGCGCGCCGCGCTCCTTCGACGTGGAGGCCTTCGCCAAGCCCGATCGCACCCAGGAGGATTGGCGTTATACGCCGGTTGAACGTGTCGAGGAATTCTTCGACACGTTCCAGCCTTCCGGCGATACCGAAATCTCCGTCAGCATGATTGACGGAGCGCCATTGGCCGATGGCGCGACCTTCGAGCGGGTCGCATTGGGCGATGCCGGTACCGGCATCGTCTCCGAGCCGAATGACCGCGTCTCCGCCGTGGAGTGGAATTCCGGCAAGCAGGCGACGGTGCTGAAGCTCGAAGGTGAGATCGAACAGCCGGTACTGGTCAAAGTGCACGGCAATGGCTTTGATATGGACGCCTTCCATCTGGTCATCATCGCCGCGGACCATGCGCATGCCGATGTGGTCGTGGAACATGACGGCGACGCCCGCATCGCCGAAGGCGTGGAAATCTCCACCGGCAGGGATTCGCACATCTCCACCACGTTCATTCAGGAGTGGAACAAGGGTTCCAAGCAGGTCGGCAATCAGCGCATTCACATGGGGGAGGGCGCCTCGTTGCGTCATTCCGTGGTGACGCTCGGCGGCGACGTGGTCCGCATCCGCATGGATCAGGACTTCGGCGGCGAGCAGGGTGATCTCAACATGCTCGGTATCTACTTCGTGGATCCGGGCGAACACATCGAACATCGCACCATGATCGTGCACAACCATCCCGAATGCAGAAGCCGTGTGGTCTATAAAGGTGCGCTTGACGGCAAGGATGCGCACTCCACATGGGTGGGCAATGCCCTGATCGCGCCGACCGCGCCGGGCACCGATTCCTATGAGCTCAATCGCAATCTGGTGCTTACGCCGGGCGCGATCGCCGATTCGGAACCGAACCTCGAAATCGAGAATGGCAATATCATCGGCGCGGGCCATGCATCGTCCGTCGGACGGTTCGACGATGAGGAGCTGTTCTACCTGCAATCCCGCGGCATTCCGGAGGTCGAGGCACGCAAGCTCGTGGTTCGCGGCTTCTTTGGCGAACTCGTCGAGGAGATCGGCATTCCCGCCATCTCCGAGCATCTGATGACCGTCATCGACAGGCGTCTGACACGCGGCGAAAGCGACGCGATGGCGCAGGTATTGGAAGAGAAGTAA
- the sufC gene encoding Fe-S cluster assembly ATPase SufC: protein MSTLEIKDLYAHVETKDGIKPILKGVNLTVNSGETHAIMGPNGSGKSTLAYTLAGHPKYIVDSGQVLLDGEDILKMTPDERAKAGIFLAMQYPVEVPGVSMTNFLRTAKTEVDGKAPAIRTWTKELTEAMKRLRMDPKFATRSVNEGFSGGEKKRAEVLQLELLKPKFAILDETDSGLDVDALRIVSEGVNRAKEANQFGILMVTHYTRILKYIKPDIVHVFAAGHFVKTGGPELADELEEKGYDAYLPEGADSESALA from the coding sequence ATGTCAACTCTTGAAATCAAGGATCTCTATGCGCACGTCGAAACCAAGGATGGCATCAAGCCGATCCTCAAAGGCGTGAACCTGACCGTCAACTCCGGTGAGACCCACGCCATCATGGGCCCCAACGGTTCCGGCAAATCCACGCTGGCCTATACGTTGGCCGGCCATCCGAAGTACATCGTCGATTCCGGCCAGGTATTGCTCGACGGAGAGGATATCCTCAAGATGACTCCGGACGAGCGCGCCAAGGCCGGCATCTTCCTCGCCATGCAGTATCCGGTCGAGGTTCCGGGTGTGTCCATGACCAACTTCCTGCGCACCGCCAAGACCGAAGTCGACGGCAAGGCACCGGCCATTCGCACGTGGACCAAGGAACTGACCGAAGCCATGAAGCGTCTGAGAATGGATCCGAAATTCGCCACCCGCTCCGTGAACGAAGGCTTCTCCGGTGGCGAGAAGAAGCGTGCCGAAGTACTGCAGCTCGAACTGCTCAAGCCTAAGTTCGCCATCCTTGATGAAACCGACTCGGGCCTTGACGTCGATGCGTTGCGCATTGTCTCAGAAGGGGTGAACCGCGCCAAAGAGGCCAATCAGTTCGGCATTCTCATGGTGACGCACTACACCCGAATCCTTAAGTACATCAAGCCTGACATCGTACATGTGTTCGCCGCGGGACATTTCGTCAAGACGGGTGGTCCGGAACTTGCCGATGAACTCGAAGAGAAGGGCTACGACGCATATCTGCCGGAAGGCGCCGATTCCGAAAGCGCGCTGGCATGA